The genomic interval CGAGCCCGTAGATTTAGCAGCTCAGCCCTGGTTTTTGAACTGCGTGGTGGCGCTGGAAACAGAAAAAATGCCCAAACAGTTCATGTCACAGCTGTTGTCCATCGAGCAATCCATGGGACGAAAACGGCTGCAGCCCAAAGGGCCACGCATCATTGATCTCGACATCCTGCTGTTTGGGAACTCTGTAGTGGATACCAAGGGACTGACCATTCCGCACCCCGCCATGCATGAGCGTCGTTTCGTGCTGGAACCCTTAGCGGAGATCGCTCCCGAACAACGCCATCCGGTATTCAAGCGGACCATTCGCGAGTTGCGCGATGCGCTGCCCGCCGGGGCACCCGCGGTGCGGAAACTCAATAAAAAATTGGCAGTGAATTAAAGGGGCGAAAGGAAGATGGCTGGGTTCGGCCAGGCTCAAGGCACGATGATTCGGCTGGCCTCTTCGGCGGGCGCGATGAGGGCCGAAGTCTTCTCCGGAAATTGCTGGTGTAGCGAATCGATCAGGGCGCGCGATTTTGCCCGGCCAGAGGTACGTGCGTAAGACATTCTCAACAGGAAGACCAGAGCGCGGAGTACATCGCTATCGCGGAGAATGGAACTTCCCATGTGTTTCCTTTCAAGCTCGCGATATTCGCCAAGGGTCTTCTGGATCTCTGCGCTAATCGCTTGCTGCTTCAAGCTGGGAGGCTGGGCAGGATAGTGCAGCCCCGAACTTACCAATGTGTCGTACCCCTTGGCCATAGCTCCAAGCGCGGCGATTACATCTTGATCATTTAAGCTCCGGTCCGCGCGTGCGCTTTTCGCAATTGCAAAACTCAAGCCTGCCAGCAAATGCTCATGCTCATACACGAACTGGCTGCTGACTTCGATTTGCGGAAAGAATGATGCCGCGTCCAAGTTCTCAAGCGCCCGAGGCTTTTCATGCAGACGAGCTTGTTGCAAGTACACGCAATCGCTTGGGCAGTCCAGCGTCACCTCGCGGGCTTCACCGCAACACTGGGGACAGATGCGGTCATGCAACGCCGGGCAGAACCGCTTTTCTCTGCGGATTTCACAAATGGCGCAGCTCACTTACGAAATTTCCTCTCCGTTCCATTATGACACCCTAAGGTTGAGCTGGGTGGGCGGACGGCTCGGGAACCGCTAACCATGCGGCTTTCGGAGCCACGGCAGCGGGAAGGCCTCGTTTTTAGGGCAGTCTACGCACTATTAGTGCAAAAAACCGCATAAAATGCGGGGAAAACGCTTCTTTTCCACAGCTGCGTTGATATAGCATGGCGCAATCCGCAAACCACGGAACAACCCATTTTAAGGAGGATTCATGGCGTCAGGCATGACTAAGACCCAACTCGTCCGCCACTTGGCCGAGAAGCTGGAGACCAACAATAAACAGGCGGCGGCATTCCTAGAGCATCTCGCCGATACTGCTATTAAAGAGACCAAGAAGGCCGGGATTTTTGTGATCCCCGGGCTGGGCCGCTTGGTAAAAGCCAACCGCAAGGCACGCATGGGCCGCAACCCTCAGACCGGCGAGCCAATCAAGATCCCTGCCAAGACGGTGGTAAAGTTCCGTGTCGCCAAGGCGACGAAGGACGCCATCGCCCCCAAGAAGTAGTTCCGTAATTTTGTTCCCCTGGTAAAAAGGCCAGCTGAGTGCAGCTGGCCTTTGTTATTTTTTATACCTGTGTTATCTACTTCCATTACTGAAAAGGGAGATCGGCTGAGATCATCAAGCATGGCATGTGCATTAACAAGTGTGATCGCCATAGTTGCGCTTTGTCTGTGCTTCCCAAGCGCGTTTGCGTCCCAGGGCGGCAGTCAACCTATTTCGTCAGACAAATTTAATGCCCCTGTAACGATACTGATTTCAGTGTGTGACAAGAACGGCAATCCTATTTCAAGCTTGACCAATCAATCGTTGACGGTCTTTGATGCAGGAAAGCGTGTCACTTCTCGCCTAGAGATACAGCCGGCGAATGATTATCCGCTCCTATTCGCATTGGTCCTTGACCTTAGCGGTTCAATCCGTGTCAGGGTTCCGTTTATACAAACGGCTGCGACAAACCTCTTTGATGTTTTAGATTCCGGCGACAATAGGGGCTTCTTGGTCGTCTTTAATGACACGGTGATATTCAGCAAGGACTTCGTTTCCAAGGTGGAGCTTTCAGCCGTGTTGCAGAACATTGAGCCACGGAAGAGGACCGCGCTTTACGAGGCGATATACAAGTCATCTGAACGGCTATCGCAGCTTGCGAAACAGAAATTCCCGAACCGCAGGACACGGCGAATCATATTTGTTCTAACAGATGGCGAAGATAATGCGAGCCATCTGGCCCTGGATCAAGCGATAGGCGAAGCGGTGCGCGAAGGTGTAACCATTGTTCCCATTGGAATGCTCTCAGGCCCAGGTCTCAAGCTGCCGTTCATCTTGAACAAACTAGCATGGATGACCGGCGGTAAGGCTCTATTCCCCGACTCTCCAGGTGAAGTCGGTGATCAGGTTTTGAAGGTCATCAAATCAGAGTACTTCTTGACCTTTACTCCGGTTGCCTCAAAGAGAGTTGGCCAGTTTTACCATCTCCGCATCAAGTCGGCTGATTCAAAACCGGTTCGAATCGCTGCTCCAGAAGCGTATTACACTCCACGAAATTGAGCCATCATCAGAGTCTTTCAGGCACCAGCGATGGGGCCTTGGGGGCTGCTCTCGCGAGCACTCGAGCCGGCGTGCAGCAATGCGGGAATCCCAAACATCAGTGCGGTGAAGAACACGTCTCCCGCTAAATCATTGCGGAAAAACGGCAGTCCAGCGATGTAAGCCAGCTCGAGCCCACCCCATGTACGGGGATACATATTGGGCACCGTAGCCCAGACCGCAAAATTGCTGACCAGGAAAAATGACACCGCCGCCACCAGCGAGGCGCTAAGGACTCGCAGCGCGTTCGCATTTTTCTTAAGTGCGCCGCCCAAGAAAACCATCGCGGCATACCACACCCAACTGGCAAGGTGATACGAAGTGAAGGGATAGCTGTAAACAAACCGGGTGAGCAGTACGTCGCCTACCGCCAGCAAAAGAACAGGGATCCACGCCTGTTTGCGTGGCATTCGCGAGCCGAAAAATAAAAGCGAGGCCGCCACGGGAGTAAATGCAAAAGGATGGGGCGCGAAACGAAACGCGGCCGCGAACAGCACAAAGATATATGCCAGCATGGTCACCTCGATACGTCACTCACGAACCGTACAAAATTCTGGGCCCTGTGACGCCTTCAGTCAAGTTTAACTCAAAACCTGCTTCCATCAGGATCAGTGTCGGGCACTACCAGCGCGTTCTCCGCGCGCGCTCATGCGTTGCTCGACCACATTGAGGTTCTCATCGAGCACCACCACTGCGCTGAGCGGCGAGCCCTCGCGCTCAGGGAACATGTACCGGAGGTCGTAGAACCGAACCACGTATCCTTTCTGCGGCGGCGCCAGTTCCTCGGTCTCGGTAATGGGGTAGCGTGCCCAATCAAGATAAACCCGGCCGAGATAGGACTTCTTAGCCGCCAGGGTGACCGCCGTTTCCTGGGGTTTGTAGCGAATGCGGGCGTTGTTGTCAGGGTCAACGTCAGGGGTCAGGGAATCTACGTGCATGTTCTCGAAAAAATTCTGGGTTTCCACCACTCCCATCCACTTGAAGGGATTGACACTGTAGGGAAAAGCCGAGAAGCGCACTGGCTCGGCACCTTCGTAGTTCCGCGCCTGCATGGCTGCCATGGCCCGACGATGTTCGTAATCACGCACTGCCCAGGTTCCGGCCATCGCCAACAATGCAAGAATCGCGGCCAGCCGCCCTCGAGGTTCTTTGCGGCGAACCCCAATCTCGGAGCTGATCAAACTTCCCAACCCAGGCAGAACCAGGGCCGCGATCAAAATCAACAGCAGTACCGGCTCGACAATCGAGACGATGTCCCAGGCGTACCATCTGTAGCTGAAAGGCTCGAACGGCCGGACTCCATAAGCTGTGGTGTAATCCAGCAAAATATGGCTCAGGCCTGCCAGGCACGAAAACACAAAAAGCAGTCCCCAGCGTGGCCGGGAGCTCGCTGAGTGATCTCGGCGATGCTTTAACCAGTGGCAAATAAAAACAAAACCAACCACCAGCGCCGCCACCAGCGGGACACCAACAAAAGTATGGGTGATGCCGCGATGGTGAGCGAATCCAACCGCGGACCCGCGAACATAAGCGACTACATCAATGTCCGAAGCTTCGGCAGCAAGCACCAGAGTTGGTGTCGCCAGCGCGGTCATACGATTCAGCCCGGCACGACTCATGCAGGCGCCGGTCAGCAGGTGGGTGAGCGGATCCAAAGTTCAGAGTGTACAGGTTTCAGGATATTGCGTCGCCCACCGGCGGCGCCGCGCTCACCAGCAATTTATCCTGAAGCCTCTCCATGGCCAGAGATTGCGGGACAAGCAGCGTCAATGCACGAGGAACAACTGTAATCTCCACCGGCAATTTTCCCAGCAATTCGCCATCGGCTTCAGCATAGATTCTTGCGGTGGCGCCGTTGCCGCTGGTTAGCGGCCGACAGGTCAAACGACTGGTGTGCACCAGCTCCACACCGGGTACAGGCATGTCGCCGCGGAGCAAAGTCTTGATCAGATAAAGAAGATAGGGCACTCGGCTGGAAGTGCGGAACAATAAGACCTGGACGTCGTTTCGATCCAAAGCCGCGCCGGGGGCGAGTTTCCTCAACACGCCGCCGAACTGAGTAATCCGCACTGCCAGCATTTGCGACACGCTCTCCCGGCGCGTGTTTCCGTATGGATCCGTCAATTCCACCTCAAACCGGCTCAACTCGTGGGTAAACCACAGGTGGAATGCTTCCGCGTAATACGCCTTCATCCCCATTCGTTGTTTCAGGCGGGAGTGAATGCGATAGAAAAGGTGGGCGTCAACTCCTACTCCGGCAGCCACGATGAAATACCGAGTCTGAGACTCGCTGTCGGTCTTGTTAAAAGTAACCTTTCCCACGGCTACGCGACGGCGTTCAGCGGTAAGCGCGAGACGAGCTGCCGCAACTGGGTTGCGTGGCACTCCCAAGTCGTGAGCCAAGGCGTTGGCAGTCCCAAGGGGTATTATGCCCACCGCTGCCTGGCTGTAAACCATTCCCTGGATAACGTCATGAATGGTTCCGTCGCCGCCGCAGGCAAGTATGGAGTCGCAACCATCCGCGATCATTTGTTGCGCCTGTGCGCCAGCCTCACCCGGACCTTTGCTGGCGGCAATAATGGTTTCTACGCCAGTGTTGTGCAGCACCCTTGCCGCCGCTTCGATCTGGGCCATGCGGCGGCCGTGCTGGCGTCCCGAGGCCGGGTTGTAGATGAGTGCAGCTTTCTTCACTGTTTTGTCGCCTGGAGCAAGGCTTTTGCCAGGGAAAGCTTAGCAGTTCCTGGATGATGCCGCGTTCCACCGCCAAAATAGCTGCATTGTTGGCTTGCGGCGGCCTCAGGTTTTGACTACTCTATCTCGAACTCTCCATCGGCCCAAGGTCCGACATATCAAATCCAGATTCGGGAGGAAATTGCCGATGAAACGTTCCACTTTGTTTGTTGTCCTCCTGCTTGCCTGTAGCGTTGCAATTGCGCAGCAGCATCCTGCCCCGCAGCCTGCAGCTACCCTGATGTCCGGGATTGGCGATACTCATCACCCCGTCTCCACCAAGAGTCCTGTAGCGCAGCAATTTTTTGACCAGGGCCTCAGGCTGATCTATGCCTTCAATCACGACGAAGCGGCGCATTCCTTCCGACGGGCGGCGGAGCTCGACCCGCAAATGGCGATGGCGTACTGGGGAATTGCCGAAGCAGTGGGTCCGAACTACAACGATCCGGCGAACGATGACCGCCGGAAGCAAGCGTACGAGGCGGTCCAAAAGGCGGTCCAACTCTCAGCGAACTCTCCTGCGAATGAGAAAGCCTACATTGAGGCGATGGCTCAGAGGTATCCCAGCCCAGCTAATGCTGACTGGCATCAAGCGGCGATCAACGCTACCAATGCCATGCGCGAGGTAAGCAGGAAATATCCTGAGGACTTGGATGCCGCCACATTGTTTGCTGAAGCCGAAATGAACCTGCACCCCTGGGGCTTGTGGAAGGCTGACGGCACCCCGCAAGAAGGCACAGAAGAAGTCATCTCAACGTTGGAATCTGTGATTCGACGCGATCCGAACCACGTGGGCGCAGTGCATTACTACATTCATGCGGTAGAGGCATCGCCCAGCCCGCAGCGCGCTTTACCCCAGGCAAATCGGCTGGCATCACTCGCGCCCGCTGCTGGCCATCTCGTCCACATGCCCGCGCACGTATACATCCGCACAGGCGACTACGAGGCTGCTGTGCAAACCAACGAAAAAGCTGCGGCTGCCGACCGCGCTTACATTAAAGCGAGTGGCGTGCAGGGCATATATCCGATGATGTATTACAGCCATAACCTGCACTTCATCGCGATTGCGGGCGCGATGGACGGGAAATTCGCCGAATCCAAGCGAGCGGCCGACTTGCTTGCCACCCATGTCGCTCCAGCGGTGAAGATGATGCCGCCGCTAGAGCCTTTTGTGGCAATTCCCATCGCGGTCAATGTTCGCTTCCACCGCTGGAACGATATTCTCCAAATCCCGCAGCCCGACCCTTCGATGAAGGTCGTAACCACCTTTTGGCATTTCGCAAGGGGTATGGCATTTGCCGCCACTGGCAAGATGAAAGAGGCCGAGGCTGAACGCCAGACCGTCGTCGAAGTGGAGAACAACACTCCGGCGGATGCCATCTTTGCAATGCCCTTCAACAATAAGACACGGGACGTTCTGAAGATTGCGGATAATGTCCTGGGTGCCCGGATCGCTGTGGCAAAGAGTGACAACGACTCCGCCATTCGCATGCTGCAGGAGGCGGTTGCCGTTCAGGATGGTCTTAACTATGGCGAGCCACCGGATTGGTTTTTCCCAGTCCGCGAATCCTTGGGGGCGGTCCTGCTGCGCGCGGGAAAACCGGACGAGGCGGAAAAAGTGTTTCGTGCCGACTTGGACAAGAACCCCCGCAATCCCCGCTCCCTGTTCGGCTTGAAGCAGAGCCTGGATGCGCAGAAGCGCAGCTACGAGGCTGGATTCGTACAGAAGCAATTCGACGCCGCCTGGAAGGGCGCTGACACGAAGCTCACAGCTGAAGAGCTGGGAACGTAGTCCTTCGATTACCTCAGCCGCGATAAAAAAGTCTGGGCTGGCGATTTTTCACCAGCCCTTTGCTTTGTTCCAGGGATCGTCCGCAGCTCGCTCGCGCACAATATAATTTCAGAGATGGCAAGTGCCGCCAAACTAGAGCATAGGATCGACGAACTGCGCGACCAGATTCGCTATCACGAGCACCGGTATTACGTGCTCGACGATCCCGAAGTAAGCGACGCCGAGTTCGACCGACTGATGCAGGAGCTCAAGCGGCTGGAGGCTGAACACCCAGAGCTCATTACGTCGGATTCACCCAGTCAACGGGTCGGGGGAAAGCCGCGCGAGGGCTTTGTGAAGGTGCCGCACTCCTCCCCGATGTTGTCTCTGGATAACGCCTACAACGAGCAAGAACTACGCGACTGGGAACGGCGGGTGCACGAACTCAGCGGCCGGAAGGACGTGGATTACGTTTGCGAGCTCAAGCTCGACGGGCTATCCATGGCGGTACGCTACGCGCCCGACCGGGAAGAGCGCGGGAAATCGAACCTGGCGCTCGGCATCACCCGAGGTGACGGTTCTATCGGCGAAGAAGTGACTCTGAACCTCAGAGCGTTGCGTTCGGTACCCCTCTCCATTCCGGCGGCAACCCTGAAAAGAGCTGGCCTGCCACCCGAATTTGAGGTGCGCGGCGAAGTGATTATGCCTACAAAGTCCTTCGAGCGGATGAATGAGGAGCGCGAACGCCAGGGGCTCTCCAAATTCGCCAATCCACGGAATGCCGCGGCCGGGGCGGTGCGCGTGCTCGATCCGAACATTACCGCGCAACGCCGCCTGGATTTTTATGCCTATTTTGTTCTGGTAAACGGCCGGCCATTTTTCGAGCACCACGCCAAAGCACTCGAAGCCCTGCAGGAAGCGGGTTTCAAGGTCAATCCCAATTGGCGCAGGGCTGCCGACATTGAAAAGGTCTGGAACTTTATCAATGCCTGGGAGCCGAAGCGCGAAGCGCTCGCCTACGAGATTGACGGAGTAGTCATCAAAGTTGATGACACCCGTCTGCAGCGAGAGCTGGGGTACACAGGAAAAGCCCCGCGTTGGGCGATCGCTTACAAGTATGCTGCGCGCTCGGGCACGACAAAAATCGAAGACATCATCACACAAGTGGGTCGGACCGGCAAACTCACACCGGTGGCGGTCCTTCAGCCGGTCTCCATCGGCGGCACCACTGTCACTCGCGCAACGTTACACAATGCCGACGAAATCGAGCGGCTCGGAGTCAAGATCGGCGACTGGGTTTCCGTGGAGCGCGGCGGGGACGTAATCCCCAAGGTGGTACGCGTTCTCGAAGATAAGCCTCGCGGCACAAAGAAATTTCACATGCCCGAGCGCTGCCCGGTCTGTGGCGGTCACGTGGTGCGGGTTGAGGGCGAGGCTGACCACCGCTGTGTGAATGCTAATTGCCCGGCAAAGCTGCGGGAGACGATTTTGCATTTTGCCTCGCGTGGCGTGATGAACATTGAAGGCATGGGGGACGCTCTGGTGAATCAGCTCACGGAGCGCCGTCTGGTTAAGAGTGTTGCGGATATTTACCGTGTCACCAAGCAGGACCTGCTTAGCCTGGAGCGGATGGGTGATAAATCCGCGCAAAATGTTCTGGATGAAATCGAAGCTTCCCGTAAACTGCCGCTCGAGCGGGTGATCTATGGTCTGGGAATACGCTTTGTGGGTGAGCGCACGGCCGAGTTCCTGGCTGAACATTTCGGGTCGCTGGATGCCATCATGAAGGCGAGTATGGAGGAGTTGCAGGAAGTAAATGAAGTTGGGCCGCGCGTCGGACAGAGCATCTACGACTTTTTCCAAGAAGCAAAAAATCGCGAGCTGGTTGAGAGGCTGCGTTCGGCCAAGCTGAATTTCACTGGTAAGAAGAAAGAGCGCGGCACCGCGTTGGCGGGCAAGACGTTTGTTCTCACCGGGACTCTGGCGAACCACACTCGCGATGAAGCCAAGAAGCTCATCGAAGACGCCGGGGGTCGAGTATCGGGATCGGTCAGCAAGAAAACCGACTATGTCGTCGCCGGTAGCGACGCCGGTTCCAAGCTGGATAAGGCGCGTGAGCTGCAGGTCAAAGTGATAAGCGAAAAAGAAATGTTGGACCTGCTGGAAAAGAGTTAGAGGCAGAGGACGGGATCTCCGCGCCCTCTGCCTCGAAGAAACTAAGCAACGTCGCGCTGTTTCTCTGATGCGGTTTCGCATTGCGGGCATTTAGCCTGGACGTCAACTCGATTACGCCGCAGATGAGCCGCAAAATCGTCCAGTCGTGGTCTGAGCAGCGCCACACCCTTGGACGCGTCTTCCGCCCGGCTCGCTATTCCTCCAGGCCTCAGCGTGACCTTCCCCCCACTTGGCGTTGGATCCGAGAATTTGTCGGTTATGCGATCGGGATAAAGATCGGCTGCCGTTACCGTGCTCCCGCCACTCGACGTTTGTCCGGAAGCACCGGCAGGCTCGAGTTCGTCGTCCGTGGGAGTAATGTTACGGTCAGAACCGTGGCGGTGCTGCACCGGCCCATCATGCCAGGCTTTTTTGTAGTCTTCCTCGTATTTCTTCCAGTCTTCCTCTGATCGCAGCAACTTGTCATCATAGGGTGGCAGATCTTCGATCTGCTGTTTGGTCACTCCCACCTGCAACTCATCTGGCCGCTCTGGACTGGCAAAGATGCGGCTGGCCATAATCAGGAACCTACGACTCTTCAGCCATCCGCCGCTGTCAATTACGACATATCTGATCTCTCCCGTGCCGTGATCGAAAATCACGTCATCTATCGTTCCAATCTTCTCATCTTCCAAGCCGCGTACGGTTGTACCGCGAATGTCGTCAACATCTTCGGAAAAACGATGGCTACCTAACGTGCCGTAATGGGCCATGAGGTCCTCCTCCTGAATTGTTCTTCTCAAAATTAGGATGCGGGCTGGCCGGCTGGTGCAGTCTCAAACTCGTTGCAAAGCAGTTGAGAGCAGACTTCCCCATGTCATCTACGGTTTGTGCAGCTAATGTTGCAGCTTCTCACGTAATCGCTGGTAGGTAGTGTCGAGCGCTTCGGGTAAAACCCGAGTCTCTGCGGTAGTAGTCATGAAATTCGTGTCCCCGACCCAGCGGGGGAGGACGTGCATGTGTATGTGGTCGGCCACACCCGCCCCGGCAGCGCGCCCAACATTCATTCCCAAATTCAATCCATCCGGATGGTAAACCTCTCGCAGAACCTGCTCCATGCGCTGGCAGAGATCAATCAATTCGTGAGTGGCAGGCGCGGTCAATTTTTCCAATTGGTCCACATGCTCATTGGGCACAACCATGACGTGTCCGGAAGTGTAGGGGAAGGTATTCAGGATAATGAAGCAACGCGTACCTCGATAAACAATCAGGGCTGCACGGTCATTTTTCTGTTTAATGGCCTCGCAAAATATGCATCCTGTTGGCTTTTGGGCATCAGTAACATAAGCGTAACGCCATGGAGTCCAGAGATAATCCATGGCCGGGAGAGTATCAGATGGACTTCCGATTGCACATGAAGCACGCAGGTGCTGGTTACGGCTTCAGGGGTTTGACACCTTTCGGAAACGGTTGCTATAGTCGAAGGGTTCTGTTGGACGCGGCATTGCATTAGAACGTCTGACCGCTGGAACTACCCAGCCCGATAGTTTGGGCAATCACACCGAAGATTTGAACCAGCAGTCCGTCTGCCTTGCCCGCTCCGCATCACACACCGGTGCGACACTGAGTATGGAATTTCACGACAGCACGGCACGAAATCTGGAATTTTCGCCGGCGTCTGAATCCAATGATTCTGAAGCGCCGGAGTCACAGACCGCGCAGGCGGCAGTTTCCGAAGAAAAGACCTCCCCGACTCCAATCCGAACTGAAAAAAAAGAACCCATGCTAACTGACGATTTTGCCACCGCACTTGAAACCTTCACCCCGGAAGCTGAAGCCGCCGTCGGCGAAGATCACGTTGTGAAAGGGACGGTTTTGAAGGTCACGCCCACCCATGTGGTGGTGGATATTGGCGCCAAGTCAGAGGGTATGCTGCCGATCGCCGAAGTCCTGGACCATTCGGGGAGCCCTAAATTCAAGTCGGGCGACGAAATTGATGTGATGATTGAGAAGGGCGAGACCGAAGAGGGCTATACCAAGCTTTCACACCTGAAAGCGCAGCGGCTTCGGGCCTGGGATGAGATCGAGCGTGCGCACGACGAGAAGCGGCCGATCAAGGCAATAGTAATTGAGCGGATCAAAGGTGGGCTCACGGTAGATATCTATGGCGCGCAAGCGTTCTTGCCAGGCTCGCAAGTGGATCTGCGGCCGGTACGCAACTTGGAAGGCTTGAAAGGACAAGAGATCGAAGTCGAGATCATCAAGCTGAACAAGAAACGTGGCAACATCGTGGTCTCGCGGAAGCAGATGCTGGAGGAAGAGCAACAGGCCAAACGCTCCAAAGTTCTTGAGCACCTGGAAGAAGGCACAGTGCTCACCGGGACCGTTAAGAACCTTACCGACTACGGCGCCTTTGTCGATCTGGGTGGCATCGATGGATTGCTGCACATCACCGACATGTCGTGGGGCCGCCTCACTCACCCTCGCGACCTGGTGAATGTCGGAGATGAGATCCAGGTAAAGGTCCTCAAATTCGACAAAGACAAGCAGCGGGTCTCGCTCGGATTCAAGCAGCTCACACCCGATCCATGGCTGGACGCCGCCCACCGCTACCCCGTGGGTGCCCACGTTAAGGGCCGAGTGATCAGCGTGACTGATTACGGTGCCTTCATCGAACTCGAGCAGGGAATCGAAGGACTGGTACACGTGAGCGAGATGACTTGGTCCAAGCGGATGAAGCATCCCTCTAAGATTGTTAACGTCGGTGACACTGTCGAGACTGAAGTATTAAGCGTGAACCCGGAAGAAAGGCGTATTTCCCTGGGCATGAAGCAATTGGAAGCGAATCCATGGGAGAGCCTGATACAGAAGTATCCGGTGAATGCCACGGTGGAAGGGCGCGTTCGCAATCTTACTGACTTCGGGGCCTTCATTGAAATTGAAGACGGCATCGATGGATTGGTCCATGTGAGCAATTTGAGTTGGACGAAAAGGGTGAAGCATCCCTCGGAAGTGCTCAAGAAGGGCGACCGCGTCAAAGCGATCGTGCTTGCGATCGAGCCCGATAAGCGCCGTCTCTCCTTGGGTGTGAAGCAGCTGCAGCCCGACGTTTGGGAGACGTTCTTTGCCCAACACAGAGTGGGCGACGTGTTGCACGGAAAAGTTTTGCGAGTGGCCACCTTTGGCGCATTCGTCGAAATTGCCGATGGCATAGAAGGTCTATGTCACAACTCTGAGGCGGTGGACGCGA from Terriglobales bacterium carries:
- a CDS encoding 30S ribosomal protein S1, which encodes MEFHDSTARNLEFSPASESNDSEAPESQTAQAAVSEEKTSPTPIRTEKKEPMLTDDFATALETFTPEAEAAVGEDHVVKGTVLKVTPTHVVVDIGAKSEGMLPIAEVLDHSGSPKFKSGDEIDVMIEKGETEEGYTKLSHLKAQRLRAWDEIERAHDEKRPIKAIVIERIKGGLTVDIYGAQAFLPGSQVDLRPVRNLEGLKGQEIEVEIIKLNKKRGNIVVSRKQMLEEEQQAKRSKVLEHLEEGTVLTGTVKNLTDYGAFVDLGGIDGLLHITDMSWGRLTHPRDLVNVGDEIQVKVLKFDKDKQRVSLGFKQLTPDPWLDAAHRYPVGAHVKGRVISVTDYGAFIELEQGIEGLVHVSEMTWSKRMKHPSKIVNVGDTVETEVLSVNPEERRISLGMKQLEANPWESLIQKYPVNATVEGRVRNLTDFGAFIEIEDGIDGLVHVSNLSWTKRVKHPSEVLKKGDRVKAIVLAIEPDKRRLSLGVKQLQPDVWETFFAQHRVGDVLHGKVLRVATFGAFVEIADGIEGLCHNSEAVDANGVTIKLEPGQEFDFKVIKLNPGEKKVGLSIRAVGEEASRAEVESYKHPVSSATSTIEELMSWKRAGNDQN